AATGGCAAGGCTACTGGCTTTCGACTTCCCTGACGATCCTAATGTATTTGACATCAAGGACCAGTATATGTTCGGCAATATAATGGTATGTCCGGTGACAGTCCCTGAAGCAAAATCACGTAAAGTGTATCTACCGCACTCATCCTCAAGCGAAAAATGGACCGACTACTGGTCAGGAACTGTATATGAAGGTGGCGGATGGATCGACATCGAGACCCCCATCGACCGGCTGCCGCTCTTTGTGAGAGGAGGCAGTCTGATACCTACAGCACAGCCTACTGAATACGCTGACGCACAGATCGGATCCCCTATAACAATAAATGTATACCCCGGACGGGATTCAGAATTTGAATTCTACGAGGATGAAGGGGACAACTACAATTATGAATCCGGATCTTACACCACCATCCGCATAAGCTGGAATGACCGCAAACGCATCCTCACCCTCAATGCCCAAAAAGGCTCATACCCGGGCATGCCTACCTCCCGCAAAATCACTATAAAGACACCCTGGGGAGAAAGGAGTGTCAACTACAACGGAAAGAAGACCAGCATCAGGATTTAAGACATTCGATTCGAAAGGACATTGAAAACCGCCCCATAAATGCCACACAGAAAGCATTTATGGGGCGCGTCATTTCAACGTTTAGTCTATCGAAATCATGTCTATTACTATGTCATTATCATTCTGAGGGTCACATGCATTCTCTTGAAAAAACGCAATCCTGTCATATAATGGACACCATCCGGCAAATGTATTGTATCTATTGCGTTCGATCTCGAATTCATCTATGACCTTAAACTCATTGTCAAAAGTCATAACATAGATAGGACGATCATAGTATGCCTTGTCAATATTATCCGATTTGTCAAGAGAGGTCTCTCCAAGAGCAGGGCTGACGCATGAGATTTAACTATCCTTAAAGACTTTGTACAGATATTCAGTGCTCCACATACATTTTTTGCGTCTTCGTTTAAGGCTGAGTTTATCGTTCTGCTTTTTAAGCATTTCCAATGCATACTTGCGCATCGCTGAAAAATTGACAGCGCCATTCTTGGCGCGTACGCGGCACATATCTTCCTGAAACGTCACGTCGAGATGCCAGTGTAGTTTGTTCTCGATACCCCAATGCGCACGAATACGCATCGCATAGTAAGAAGCCTCATCTTTCTCCACGCTGCTGAGATAGTAGATTGTTTCACGCGAGCGGGCACCGTTCTCAGTACGCTCACGCTCCATCTTTATGATACGTTTAAGACCGGGCCACTTCTCGTACATTCCCTCCTGTTCCAAAAGTGTCGTATCCATAATTGAACAGGTTCTCTTCTCAACTCTTCCGTGCCCCTTTTCCTCGGTTGTGTATACCGATATTGGAGTAGTGCTACTAAAGATACTCTCCGTCAAGCCCTTGAGTATCGGCTGATTGTCTTTAAGCGCCATCAGATAGTCGCCGCCCTGGAGTATGATCTGTTCTGCGATATTACGGTGGGTCCCCATTGCGTCGACTGAAACCAATGCCCCTGTAAGCCATAAAGAGGACAATACGGACGGCAGAACCGTAAGTTCGTTGGTCTTGCCATCCACCGGCTTTTCGGCAACGCAGATTTCTGTTTCAGATACCCACGCATTGAGGATATACAGTCCGTGGCATCCGGGACTCCTGGGATTTTCACCCCGCAGTTTCTTACCGTCAATGATGACCTGATTGCCGCACAGGGATTCGATTATGTGGCCTCGGCAGCAATCAAGACTTGCCCGGAGCTGAGCGGGATTGACAGACTCTACAACACGAAGTATCGTGTCACCACACGGGACACCGTTGCTAAGCTTCAGCAATCCGGCGGCCTTGAATTCTTCCTCTCGGTCTGTAACCATATCCGATATGTCGTCACAGTCCTCACAATCACACAACACGCCGATGAGTGCCATTCGGAGCACATCCTCAAGCTCATGTTTAACCTTGCCCAAGTCGCGCGGGTCTTTTACTTTGCTGAAAATTTCTATTTGCATACCTCTAATATAACCATTTTCAGCAACATATGCAATATCTGAAAGTTTATTTCACATAATCAGGTGAATTTTTGACTGAATTTGAGTTAAATCTCATGCGCCAGCCCTGCTCCAAGAGTAATTCGCACAAAACAATCTTTTCCCGGAATCAAATATAACGGTGAATAAAAACAATTGGTGGCTCCGTACCAGCTCAATTCCTCCACAAATTTGCCATCGTACTCCTTAATACACTTATCCGTGAATTTACTTTTCGGTGAAATCATTCTGGTCGAATCACTTTTTCTGTCATAGATATAGACATTCGCCTCAAAAGGATAATTATATATTATACAATCTTTATAGAAACTGACATTCGGATAATCCATGAATCCATAATAGCCCTCATGAATTGGATTTTTTAATGCAATATGATTAACAACATTCTTTTCTGCGAAATCATACTCAATAATTTCATTTTTGCCTGGTTGCTTTATTGGATATAATATGGTATGATTATCCATATCTATTTTAAAATCAGATATATTGCTGCGAACATTACAGTCTATACGGCTAAAACCATTGTCAGGTAATTCGATCTTTGATATGACATTTCCTACGCTGTCAATTATTTTTATCGCTACAAAATCATAGGTGACAATAGTATCCGGACTATAAACTTGCAGACCATGAAGTTCCCTCATCACAGCATTAGGACCCTCGCTTTCGAGAGATATTGACCGGCTAACCGTATCTGTCTTCAAATCCAATATGTCAATAGCATGTTCCTTATAATTATATGAATATATACACCTGTTATTATGACAATAATCCGAAAGACCATAGCTTAATAATGAGACAACTGTAGGATTAGATTTAACTGTTATTGTCTCAGTCTTTAACAACCTGTCGGTTGCCGGTTCATCGTTTGCCGATGATTGGGATTGCCTCTTACAAGATTGAATACCAAACAAATATAGGGTTATAACAAAGATACAAAAATATGGTCTCATATTATGTGATAGATTATATTATTTGACTAATATACAGTGTAATAATGACCTCACCTAAACTTTTCTTTAAATGATAAAAAGTTTAGATGAGGTCATTGGTAGGAATCATATCAATCGCTCCACACCAGGACTATTTCTTAAATTCCCAATAGTCCCAGTTGAAAAGTTTGGGCCCCTTGCGACCTGTGAACACAAAGTACACATCATGATTGCCGACAGCCTCTGCTGAGAAAGGAGCCTCAATATATCTCCACTCCTCCCAGCCACCGGTGCCGGGCACCTCAAGACGTGCCACTATAGGACCGGAAATACTGTCGAGACGCACTTCTATGGCACCACCACGCAATGCACTTGCAACAGATGCCCCAAACGTACGCGGGCCCTCATATCCGAAATCCACATTCCGCAGCTTCAGGTAATCTCCGTTATGTATATCCGACACATACACACCGGTCTTGGCATTCGGCTCGGTGCTGAGCCCCTTGCTGAAAGCCATGGTCTCAGCCTCCACACGCCTGTAAGGATCAAATTGTGCGATAGGTGCCACACCCTCTTCTGTGGGACGTATCAGCGGAAATGTCCCGTCGGGATTATACTTGAACTCCTCTATGGCAACACTTCGTCCGAATCCGCCACCGCCAGGCAGTTTGCCTGTATGGTAACAGAAATACGAGTGCCCATTGAAATCCATGACTCCGCAATGATTTGTAAACGAGTCGGTCCCGCCGAGAGGCATAATCTCGCCCATATATTTCCAAGGACCCACAGGCGAGTCGCTCATTGAATAGGATATATGTTCGGGCACACCTCCGGCAGCATAAATCAGATAATACTTATCGCCACGGCGCATGAACCAGGGACCCTCGGTATACATGTCCTTATACTTCTCCCCTTTCTTGCGCTCCTTTATCGCCGGCGCGCCGAAGCCTTCTATTGTCTGCTCCACTTTTCGCACCTCTCCGTCAAACGATATCATATCCTCATTGAGCTTGGCATAGTATATCTCAGGATTGCCCCAATATATGTATGCCTGTCCGTCATCGTCGACATATACCGTAGGGTCTATATTATCCCACGAACCGTTGTCAAACAATGGGGCACCCAACGCATCCTTGAACGGACCTACAGGCGAATCACCGACAGCAACACCTATAGCCATGCCACCCGAGAGCTTGGAATGAAGCGGCACATAGAAATAGAACTTACCGTTACGCTCCACACACTGAGGTGCCCATGCCCGGTCATCGCCCCACGCGAAATCCTCGATAGCGAGCGGTGAGCCGTGATCAGTCCAGTTGACCATATCTTTGGAAGAGTACACACGCCACTCCTGCATCCAGAAGAAATCCGCACCGTCCTCGTCATGTCCGGTGTAAATATAGAAAGTGCCGTCATGCACCATCGGTGCAGGGTCAGTGGTGTAACAGGTCTGTATCACAGGATTCTGAGCTGATGCCGCGAGCGACATCCCTGCAAGCAATGTTGTCAATAGTATTCTCATAAGGCAAAATCTTTTTATTGTTTTTCGGGGGCAACAAGCCTTAAGTTATACACGCCTCCGGCTGTGTTGCCCTTATTGCTCTGGAACTTCACTTTTATGAACTCCTTTCCGTCGATCATCGATGCCGGAATCGGATACTCCACATCGACAAACTCCTCTTTGTTCCACTTCCCTCCGACATTCTCATCAGTCAGAAGCGTGTCATCGATAAATATCGAGAAAGCGCGCTTGCCACCTTCATTACCCCAATAACGGACACGGAGAGCAAGCTCCGACTTTCCTGACGGTTTCATTCTGTAGGTGAAGAAACCTCCGTCAGAGGCATCACGCCATGCAACACCGTAATTCACACCTGAGTTTGACCGTTCACTCTCCATAAAGTGATCGGCTTCTGGCTGCTGTTCACCAGTGTTGACAGCATCCACCGTACGGCGGTCAAGCGCGAGCATTGCCTCCTCGGCAGCTCGTTCACGCTCAAGATATGCATTGTATTCGGCAGGGGTCATCATGAGCCAGTACATCATATAGCGACAATCGTGCAGACGTGCAAAAGGCTGAAGAGTCAGCTGCTGCGACGGATCGGACGTAACACCTTTCACCACATAAGTCATCCCCTTGCCGGGAACTGCCTCGGCTGAAGAGAGGCGGGAAAGTATGTCGGAACGCTCTCCGACAAGGATGGGAGTATCAAACACCGACACCAACGGACCGCCTGCAATGTGAGCCCAACGGCTGTCATCGGCCACAAGTCCGTTCAGCCCCTCCGTGCCATAGGATGCACCGAGAACAATAGGGCCTCTTACTATAGAAACATATTCAGGGAGATTCGGCACCTCCTCAAGACGCATCTCCATCGGCAGATTCACCTCTACCACATCGCCATTCTTCCATTTACGGTCAATCGCTACATACGATTCAGGCTTCGCATCAACAGTATAAGCCTTTCCGTTGACCTTAACAGTCATACCCTTGCACCACCCCGGATAGCGCACCATGATAGGAAAGCGGCGAGCCTTGCGTGTAGAGATTGTTATTCGGGTGGACTCACTGTCGGGGAAAGCCGTCTCCTGAGTGACGGTTACGCCTTTTTCCTTCCAGTTAAGACGCGATGGCATAAAGAGGTTCACATAAAGAGAGTCCGACTCATGGGTATATATAAACTGTCCGTACTTACCATGGTTCTCCATACCTGTGCCCACACAGCACCACATCGCAGCGTTGGGCTGGGAATACACACGGTAATGCCCGGGGCGTGCGGATGTGAAGTACACATATCCGCCATGATCAGGATGCTGCGACGAAAGGATATGATTGTAGAGTGCACGTTCATAGAAGTCGGCAAGATGTGCATCAGGCGACATGCGGAACAGCCCCTCGGTGAGTTTGAGCATATTGTTTGTATTGCAGGTCTCCGGACCTTCGCGATCGGTAACATAGCTCTTACAATCCTCTTTGGAAGCGAAATGCTCACGACGGCTGTTGCCTCCTATCGAGAGCGAGCGTGTGTCAGCAACAGTGTGCCAGAAGAAACGTGACGCGTCATAGTAATCCGCATCACCGCTGAGCTCGGCAATACGCTGGTAACCCACAACCTTGGGCACCTGAGTATTTGCATGCTTGTTGTCGAGGTTGTCAACACCTGCCACCATGCTGTCGAGAAGCCAATGATGGGAGAAACGCTTTGCTGCATCAATATAACGGCTGTCGCCTGTCATCGCATAGGCATCGGCATACACCTCGTCCATGCCGCCAAACTCGTTGCCCAGCATCGACTCCATGCTCTTATCGTCAAGCGGAGCTATGACAGTAAGCCCCCAGTCGCAGAATTTAAGGAACATATCCCTGGCAGTCTCGTTCCCGGTGTACACCCATGCGTCACGCAGTCCGGCATACGTCTTGTGCACATTGTACCATGGCACCCAGTACTTCCATATAAGGTCAACATTCCCTTTTCGCAGCTCGTCCCACAGCCTGGCTCCATCGGGCACACCACCCACATAGCCGTCGCCGTTTGCGTCCTGACAACGCTTAAGCTCCGAGATCACATAGTCCATACGTTCCTTAAGCTCCGGAACACCTGTAGCGGCATAATGGATGGCGAGTGCCGAAAGATAATGTCCGCCGACATGTCCGTCAAGCCCATCCCAGCAAGGGAAGCTTTCAGCCTTGGGAGTGAGACCTGCCTCCTTGAGATATGGGGCAAGCAGCCTGTCCGTGTCATACTTCAGAAGCACATGCACATTGAGGTCACACGCATGCTTGAACGGACCGTCAAGCAACTCAACGTCCCCGAGAGGGAACTCATTGTCGTAAAGTCTGTCCTGAGCCTGGACACACAGATGCGCCGACATGAACATCATCGGCACGATCCAGGATTTAATATTAATTTTCTTCATAGATTCCACAAAATAAATAAAAAAAGAGGATGTATCATAATTATATCAATATATAATTACGACACAACCTCTCTAAAGGGATTTATCATACAAGATAACTCTTGCCCGATGCTACTCTACGGCTTCGACAATTACATTGTCAAGATAGAGTTCGCATGAACCTGTGGCATTTGCCTTAAGTTCTATCACGTTAGATCCTGCATTGAGATATGCCGCTGTTGAGTTTACATACCATACTGTCTTGTCGCCACCCGACTGAGTGAACTTTGGAGACCCAACCTTCTCACCATTTACATAAAGGTCGTAGTTGGTGACGTCGGCTGACTCGGCACGATAGCGGAACTTGATGGCATATCGACCCTCGGTGAGCACACTCACCTCATCACGGACAGCCACATTGCTGCCGGTGCCCATGCGGAGATAGCCCTGACCGGTGTAGTTACGCACATCCTTGTCATATCCGCTTGTGACACGTCCATCATATTCGATGTTCTTGAAATCGAACACCTCTGCCTCATGCTGACGCGGACCATGATAAAGTTGCGGGTTTCCAGGCATCTGAATAGTCGAGTAGGTGTACTCTGTGAGACGGCCGGTACCATTGCCCGAACAGTTCACTGTGATATCGACAGGACCGTTGTGGTCCACAGTGAGAGTGAGAACGCCGTCAGCCCACGACTCGCTCACCTTGGCTGTAGCCTCGGCACGAGGGGTAAACTGAACAGAAGGCTTCGATGTCGCGCCATTGATCTTTATTATCGATCTTGTGGACTTTCCGTCCTCCTGATACTTGGTGAGATAGAAAGTGACACGGTCGCTGTACTCCTTCCATACGGTGGTCGCGAAAGTCTCCAGTGTGAACTCTACATTCTCGCAAGTATTATACTTGAACGGCACCTTGGCACTCTTGACAGAGTTCCAGGGGTTATATGTCACCCAAGTGTTCTCATGACGTCCGGCAAAGAGATCGCCGGTGTATTCGCTGGGGAACACACGGTTGAGTTCACGAGTCTTGTCCGATGTATTGGACCAGGAGTTTATGATCTCCGACTGATTGCGCACATACTTGAATTTCTTAGCCATATCTCCGGCAAACTCAGCCACCACAGGTATAGCCGGGTAACGTCCTGTCTTGCGAAGATAGAAGAAATTCTCCTCACGTCCGCCATCATGGTCCAAGGCACCGATACCCTGGTGGAACCACTTCGGCAAGCAGTACTTGTCAAGATCCGAACCGCCAGCGATATCCTGTATAACGGCATACTTGCATCGTGCGATCACCTCATCACGAGTGAGGAGACGGATAGTACCGTCAATGATCTTACGATAGAGATCTATATTGATATTGCGGAACTGTGCGAAAGTATCCCAGCTACGGGTCTTGTAACCGTCGGAGACATCAATGATGCCGGTCTCCTTGAAGTCCTGACGCCATATCAGCTCAGGACCGTCATATACGGTCTGACCTGTGAGAGTGATATGCTCAAGAGTGAGAGCGGCTCCAAGTGCCACAGGGAATGTATTGTCCTGCTCCCAGTTGGGGATACCATAGTAAGCAGCAGCCTTCTCATTGAACGCACACTGGTCGAATCGGAGTCCGTAGTTGCCTGCATGACCTGAGAGCCATACACCCATACTTGCAGCCTCCACCTCATAGAACATGGAGGACTGGGTGTACTTCTCACAATATATGAAATTCTCGGGATACAGAGCTGTGGTGCGGGCAAAGTCGGGATTACGCTTGATCATAGCCACAGGATTGATCGGAGCTGACCACTGGTTGGAGCAGAAACTTACCGTCAGATAGCCGCCATACTCATGAGTGAGCTTGAGAAGCTCGTTCCAGTGAGCCACACGCTGTAGCCATGATGGTGAATAAAGGGCATCGGTTGAATCAAAGCCCCAGAACTGCTCGCAGTAGTTGAATCCGAGGAAGTTGGGATATGTGAAGAATTCCTTGTACATACCGTACTTCTCCTCATCGAACTGAGAGTAGGTCTCAACATCAGGGAAATGGCTGTAACCGCCCGACGAAGGCTGGATCATAGCCCAGAGATTATGCTCGCCACAGCTGCGGAGCCATGATTTCACAAGCTCGTAGCCATATTCGCTCACCTTGAACCGTCCTGTTGATTCATCGTGGCTCACAGAGAGCGAAAGGTTGAATATACAGTATGGACGCACATCCTCTGGTATAAGGCTGATGATCTTCTCAGGGTCGGCATAGTTCCAGCAGTCGATATGCACAAACCATGCCGGATGATCGGCATCGATGGGTCGACGCAGGCTTCCGGTGATAGGCACATCGGGAGGAGTGCTGCCTCCGCCTGCCGCAAGT
The sequence above is drawn from the Duncaniella freteri genome and encodes:
- a CDS encoding ISAs1 family transposase — its product is MQIEIFSKVKDPRDLGKVKHELEDVLRMALIGVLCDCEDCDDISDMVTDREEEFKAAGLLKLSNGVPCGDTILRVVESVNPAQLRASLDCCRGHIIESLCGNQVIIDGKKLRGENPRSPGCHGLYILNAWVSETEICVAEKPVDGKTNELTVLPSVLSSLWLTGALVSVDAMGTHRNIAEQIILQGGDYLMALKDNQPILKGLTESIFSSTTPISVYTTEEKGHGRVEKRTCSIMDTTLLEQEGMYEKWPGLKRIIKMERERTENGARSRETIYYLSSVEKDEASYYAMRIRAHWGIENKLHWHLDVTFQEDMCRVRAKNGAVNFSAMRKYALEMLKKQNDKLSLKRRRKKCMWSTEYLYKVFKDS
- a CDS encoding DUF4221 family protein, with the translated sequence MRPYFCIFVITLYLFGIQSCKRQSQSSANDEPATDRLLKTETITVKSNPTVVSLLSYGLSDYCHNNRCIYSYNYKEHAIDILDLKTDTVSRSISLESEGPNAVMRELHGLQVYSPDTIVTYDFVAIKIIDSVGNVISKIELPDNGFSRIDCNVRSNISDFKIDMDNHTILYPIKQPGKNEIIEYDFAEKNVVNHIALKNPIHEGYYGFMDYPNVSFYKDCIIYNYPFEANVYIYDRKSDSTRMISPKSKFTDKCIKEYDGKFVEELSWYGATNCFYSPLYLIPGKDCFVRITLGAGLAHEI
- a CDS encoding glycoside hydrolase family 43 protein, translating into MRILLTTLLAGMSLAASAQNPVIQTCYTTDPAPMVHDGTFYIYTGHDEDGADFFWMQEWRVYSSKDMVNWTDHGSPLAIEDFAWGDDRAWAPQCVERNGKFYFYVPLHSKLSGGMAIGVAVGDSPVGPFKDALGAPLFDNGSWDNIDPTVYVDDDGQAYIYWGNPEIYYAKLNEDMISFDGEVRKVEQTIEGFGAPAIKERKKGEKYKDMYTEGPWFMRRGDKYYLIYAAGGVPEHISYSMSDSPVGPWKYMGEIMPLGGTDSFTNHCGVMDFNGHSYFCYHTGKLPGGGGFGRSVAIEEFKYNPDGTFPLIRPTEEGVAPIAQFDPYRRVEAETMAFSKGLSTEPNAKTGVYVSDIHNGDYLKLRNVDFGYEGPRTFGASVASALRGGAIEVRLDSISGPIVARLEVPGTGGWEEWRYIEAPFSAEAVGNHDVYFVFTGRKGPKLFNWDYWEFKK
- a CDS encoding glycoside hydrolase family 127 protein; the protein is MKKINIKSWIVPMMFMSAHLCVQAQDRLYDNEFPLGDVELLDGPFKHACDLNVHVLLKYDTDRLLAPYLKEAGLTPKAESFPCWDGLDGHVGGHYLSALAIHYAATGVPELKERMDYVISELKRCQDANGDGYVGGVPDGARLWDELRKGNVDLIWKYWVPWYNVHKTYAGLRDAWVYTGNETARDMFLKFCDWGLTVIAPLDDKSMESMLGNEFGGMDEVYADAYAMTGDSRYIDAAKRFSHHWLLDSMVAGVDNLDNKHANTQVPKVVGYQRIAELSGDADYYDASRFFWHTVADTRSLSIGGNSRREHFASKEDCKSYVTDREGPETCNTNNMLKLTEGLFRMSPDAHLADFYERALYNHILSSQHPDHGGYVYFTSARPGHYRVYSQPNAAMWCCVGTGMENHGKYGQFIYTHESDSLYVNLFMPSRLNWKEKGVTVTQETAFPDSESTRITISTRKARRFPIMVRYPGWCKGMTVKVNGKAYTVDAKPESYVAIDRKWKNGDVVEVNLPMEMRLEEVPNLPEYVSIVRGPIVLGASYGTEGLNGLVADDSRWAHIAGGPLVSVFDTPILVGERSDILSRLSSAEAVPGKGMTYVVKGVTSDPSQQLTLQPFARLHDCRYMMYWLMMTPAEYNAYLERERAAEEAMLALDRRTVDAVNTGEQQPEADHFMESERSNSGVNYGVAWRDASDGGFFTYRMKPSGKSELALRVRYWGNEGGKRAFSIFIDDTLLTDENVGGKWNKEEFVDVEYPIPASMIDGKEFIKVKFQSNKGNTAGGVYNLRLVAPEKQ
- a CDS encoding glycoside hydrolase family 98 domain-containing protein; this translates as MKINHLFSTAVLLSALSVMFTGCDDKEFTAPVLKPEAVETPVDNINANIAAVRSFVQAKETGSKVRKTTVLPDDAGFMVEFSDGNTVSLRTKVGALADFPQQPDTYTPTVAAMPDEDGVYYWTIDGEWLTSATRAGEKINVTGAKAVTPRVSINENGDWVVDALDYGKTVLRPASRGEQISAISTVDISDPENVTVYFSDDTEPLQLAAGGGSTPPDVPITGSLRRPIDADHPAWFVHIDCWNYADPEKIISLIPEDVRPYCIFNLSLSVSHDESTGRFKVSEYGYELVKSWLRSCGEHNLWAMIQPSSGGYSHFPDVETYSQFDEEKYGMYKEFFTYPNFLGFNYCEQFWGFDSTDALYSPSWLQRVAHWNELLKLTHEYGGYLTVSFCSNQWSAPINPVAMIKRNPDFARTTALYPENFIYCEKYTQSSMFYEVEAASMGVWLSGHAGNYGLRFDQCAFNEKAAAYYGIPNWEQDNTFPVALGAALTLEHITLTGQTVYDGPELIWRQDFKETGIIDVSDGYKTRSWDTFAQFRNINIDLYRKIIDGTIRLLTRDEVIARCKYAVIQDIAGGSDLDKYCLPKWFHQGIGALDHDGGREENFFYLRKTGRYPAIPVVAEFAGDMAKKFKYVRNQSEIINSWSNTSDKTRELNRVFPSEYTGDLFAGRHENTWVTYNPWNSVKSAKVPFKYNTCENVEFTLETFATTVWKEYSDRVTFYLTKYQEDGKSTRSIIKINGATSKPSVQFTPRAEATAKVSESWADGVLTLTVDHNGPVDITVNCSGNGTGRLTEYTYSTIQMPGNPQLYHGPRQHEAEVFDFKNIEYDGRVTSGYDKDVRNYTGQGYLRMGTGSNVAVRDEVSVLTEGRYAIKFRYRAESADVTNYDLYVNGEKVGSPKFTQSGGDKTVWYVNSTAAYLNAGSNVIELKANATGSCELYLDNVIVEAVE